One window from the genome of Parasteatoda tepidariorum isolate YZ-2023 chromosome 8, CAS_Ptep_4.0, whole genome shotgun sequence encodes:
- the LOC107453931 gene encoding uncharacterized protein has translation MDGNSFYNGYRAQPPKKRKSGADYEEREMKPDLGNLNVSTPPKSNSSQSQDSPLDFSVKNGNDSFTPPSVISPPSTISPPSARSASSSPSATSSPISPPTNSFPNSDFEMRGKNTAVRMSHNTRDHVVDCSESGPRLSPETFNPCRPKVSVVNPTVHMHNDETTNGHKETPVPNLPLPSFGKFVQSPRNSYDVPINAGNSEIGFGNIGSVPKEYRSHSKKYESVVNGFGQSIPNEGLCSANISSYNPYLGMLPGSFGAGLINGQGGILTPQGGLLGGQSGLLSSQVGLLNGQGGLLGGQGGLLNGHAYKYGSTETNGDRKVSKAARPFKIYEQEILNYPFQNCPTMIPPRFQEVPQQPTTTYNPTESSRNESPTHQQSNSSSRLSNASIEVQRDASDCFSDESQHSNNPQQGSEGNSARRKGQKYPDEKKDAAYFEKRRKNNLAAKRSRDARRLKEDAIATRARNLVQENTLLRMKLAEFQTINLRLEAELSGFKRAAYDQRSEIDKLKDEVERLSRGFAFNNGSRTCDRSESPSL, from the coding sequence ATGGATGGCAACAGCTTTTACAACGGATATCGAGCTCAGCctcctaaaaaaagaaaaagcggTGCTGATTATGAAGAAAGAGAGATGAAGCCCGACCTGGGCAATCTAAACGTCTCAACTCCTCCAAAGAGTAACAGTTCACAATCCCAAGATTCCCCTTTGGATTTTTCAGTCAAAAATGGAAACGACTCATTCACTCCTCCTTCAGTCATTTCTCCTCCTTCAACCATATCTCCACCTTCAGCCAGATCTGCCTCATCGTCACCTTCAGCCACATCTTCTCCTATATCTCCTCCCACAAATAGTTTTCCCAATTCTGATTTCGAAATGAGAGGAAAGAATACAGCAGTGAGAATGTCACATAATACTAGAGATCACGTGGTCGATTGTTCCGAATCAGGACCAAGACTAAGTCCTGAAACTTTTAACCCATGTCGGCCTAAAGTCTCAGTTGTAAATCCCACAGTGCATATGCACAATGATGAAACCACAAATGGACATAAAGAAACACCCGTACCCAACTTACCTTTGCCAAGTTTTGGAAAATTCGTACAAAGCCCACGGAATTCATACGATGTTCCTATAAATGCAGGAAACTCTGAAATTGGTTTTGGAAATATCGGAAGTGTTCCTAAAGAATATAGATCTCACTCAAAAAAATACGAAAGTGTGGTAAATGGTTTTGGCCAGTCAATTCCAAACGAAGGCTTGTGTTCAGCAAACATTTCAAGCTACAATCCATATTTAGGCATGCTTCCTGGATCTTTCGGAGCTGGACTTATCAATGGACAAGGAGGAATTCTAACACCTCAAGGAGGACTCTTAGGTGGTCAAAGTGGACTTTTAAGCAGTCAAGTAGGACTTTTGAATGGTCAGGGTGGACTACTAGGTGGTCAAGGAGGACTTCTCAATGGTCATGCATATAAATATGGCTCTACTGAAACAAATGGTGATAGAAAGGTATCAAAAGCTGCTCGgcctttcaaaatatatgaacaagaaattctaaattatcCGTTTCAGAATTGCCCAACAATGATTCCTCCTAGATTCCAGGAGGTACCTCAGCAGCCTACTACCACATATAATCCTACTGAAAGCTCTAGAAATGAATCACCCACACACCAGCAATCTAATTCCAGTTCTAGGCTATCTAATGCATCCATCGAGGTCCAACGCGATGCTTCAGACTGCTTTTCTGACGAATCACAGCATTCCAACAATCCTCAGCAGGGCTCTGAAGGCAACAGTGCACGCCGGAAAGGGCAGAAGTATCCCGACGAAAAGAAGGACGCTGCCTATTTCGAGAAGCGACGGAAAAACAACTTAGCCGCAAAGCGTTCCAGAGACGCTCGACGTCTAAAAGAAGACGCCATCGCCACGAGGGCGAGGAACCTCGTACAGGAGAACACGCTTCTCAGGATGAAGTTGGCTGAATTTCAGACCATTAATTTGAGGTTGGAAGCTGAATTGAGTGGATTTAAAAGGGCAGCTTATGACCAGAGAAGCGAAATTGACAAACTTAAGGACGAGGTTGAGAGGTTGAGCAGAGGATTCGCATTTAATAATGGATCTAGGACTTGTGATAGATCAGAGAGCCCTAGTCTTTAA